One Sulfolobus sp. S-194 DNA segment encodes these proteins:
- a CDS encoding ribbon-helix-helix domain-containing protein — translation MEKTIKLDENTYILDMEEIHVITFKLDEDFLKIVDELVKKLGYSNRSDLIRDAIMSYIDYLKENEK, via the coding sequence ATGGAAAAGACTATTAAACTTGATGAAAATACTTATATTTTAGACATGGAAGAGATACATGTAATAACATTTAAACTTGACGAAGATTTTTTAAAAATAGTAGATGAGTTAGTCAAAAAATTAGGCTATAGTAATAGGAGTGATTTAATAAGAGATGCTATTATGAGTTACATAGATTATCTTAAAGAAAATGAAAAATAA